A DNA window from Enterobacter asburiae contains the following coding sequences:
- the pxpB gene encoding 5-oxoprolinase subunit PxpB, whose translation MQRARCYLLGETAVVLELEPPVTLATQKRIWRLTQRLAELPEVVEAIPGMNNITVVLRSPHTLALDAIERLQRWWEESEALEPESRAIEIPVVYGGTGGPDLGVVADHCGLTEKQVVELHSSVDYVVWFLGFQPGFPYLGGLSPRLHTPRRAEPRVSVPAGTVAIGGEQTGVYPLTSPGGWQLIGHTATPLFEPGLETPILLRPGDTLRFIPQKEGVC comes from the coding sequence GTGCAGCGAGCGCGTTGTTATCTTCTGGGTGAAACCGCCGTGGTTCTGGAGCTTGAACCACCGGTGACGCTTGCCACGCAAAAGCGTATCTGGCGGCTGACCCAGCGTCTGGCCGAACTACCGGAGGTGGTTGAAGCCATTCCGGGGATGAATAACATCACCGTGGTGCTGCGTAGCCCGCATACCCTGGCGCTGGATGCCATTGAGCGTTTGCAGCGCTGGTGGGAAGAGAGCGAGGCGCTGGAGCCGGAATCGCGCGCCATTGAGATCCCGGTCGTTTATGGCGGTACGGGTGGGCCGGATCTTGGCGTGGTGGCAGACCACTGCGGATTAACCGAAAAGCAGGTTGTTGAGCTGCACAGCTCGGTTGACTACGTGGTCTGGTTCCTGGGGTTTCAGCCCGGATTCCCGTATCTGGGCGGGTTATCTCCCCGGCTGCATACGCCACGCCGTGCCGAGCCGCGCGTGAGCGTGCCGGCGGGAACGGTGGCTATCGGCGGCGAGCAGACCGGCGTTTATCCCCTGACATCGCCCGGCGGCTGGCAGCTTATTGGGCATACCGCTACACCGTTATTTGAACCCGGGCTGGAGACGCCAATACTCCTGCGTCCCGGCGATACCCTTCGCTTTATCCCGCAGAAGGAGGGGGTATGTTAA
- the kdpC gene encoding potassium-transporting ATPase subunit KdpC, protein MTMLRPAILLFILLSLITGGLYPLVTTALGQWWFKDRANGSLIMQNGENRGSRLIGQNFTDARYFQGRPSATAESPYNPMASGGSNLAGSNPELDKAVAERVAALRAANPQASREVPVELVTASASGLDYSLTPEAAAWQIPRVAAARQLTVEQVSQLVAEHTQKPLVSFIGMPVVNIVELNLALDALRKN, encoded by the coding sequence ATGACGATGTTACGCCCCGCTATACTTCTGTTTATTCTGCTGTCTCTCATTACCGGCGGGCTGTACCCGCTGGTGACCACCGCGCTGGGACAGTGGTGGTTTAAGGATCGGGCCAACGGCTCGCTGATTATGCAAAACGGTGAAAACCGCGGTTCGCGCCTGATTGGTCAGAACTTTACGGATGCCCGTTACTTCCAGGGGCGCCCTTCCGCCACTGCCGAAAGCCCGTATAATCCGATGGCATCCGGCGGCAGTAACCTGGCGGGCAGCAACCCCGAGCTGGACAAAGCCGTTGCTGAGCGCGTGGCAGCCCTGCGCGCCGCTAATCCGCAGGCCAGCCGTGAGGTGCCCGTAGAGCTGGTGACCGCCTCGGCCAGCGGGCTGGACTACAGCCTGACGCCGGAAGCCGCGGCATGGCAAATCCCGCGCGTCGCCGCGGCCCGTCAGCTGACCGTCGAACAGGTTAGCCAGCTGGTTGCAGAGCACACGCAAAAGCCGCTGGTCAGCTTTATCGGCATGCCCGTGGTGAATATTGTTGAGCTGAATCTGGCGCTGGACGCGCTAAGGAAAAACTAA
- the kdpA gene encoding potassium-transporting ATPase subunit KdpA: MAAQAFLLIASFLVVLFILARPLGSGLARLINNVPLPGTGSVEKGIWRVLGIDDREMNWRQYLIAILLLNIVGLIALFAMLMLQGILPLNPQQLPGLSWHLALNTAVSFVTNTNWQSYAGETTLSYFSQMVGLTVQNFLSAASGIAVIFALTRAFARQKINTLGNAWVDLTRITLWILLPIALLIALFFIQQGTLQNLMSYAPYTSLEGAKQLLPMGPVASQEAIKMLGTNGGGFFNANSSHPFENPTALTNFVQMLAIFLIPAALCFAFGDVVNDRRQGRTLLWTMSLIFVVCVALVMWAEWSGNGHFMQLGANSNINMEGKESRFGILASSLYAVVTTAASCGAVNAMHDSFTALGGMIPMWLMQIGEVVFGGVGSGLYGMLLFVLLAVFIAGLMIGRTPEYLGKKIDVREMKLTALAILVTPALVLLGTALALMTETGRSGIFNPGIHGFSEVLYAVSSAANNNGSAFAGLSANSPFWNCLLAFCMFVGRFGIIVPVLAIAGSLVNKKIQPTTTGTLPTHGALFIGLLTGTVLLVGALTFIPALALGPVAEYLSLR; this comes from the coding sequence ATGGCTGCTCAGGCGTTTCTGCTTATTGCCAGCTTCTTAGTGGTACTGTTCATTCTGGCAAGGCCACTGGGATCGGGACTGGCACGATTGATCAACAACGTTCCTTTGCCCGGCACGGGAAGCGTTGAAAAAGGGATCTGGCGCGTGCTGGGAATAGACGATCGGGAGATGAACTGGCGTCAGTATCTGATCGCCATTCTGCTGCTGAATATCGTTGGGCTCATTGCGCTTTTTGCCATGCTGATGTTGCAGGGCATCCTGCCGCTGAATCCGCAACAGTTACCGGGCCTGTCCTGGCATCTTGCGCTGAACACGGCGGTGAGCTTTGTCACTAACACCAACTGGCAGTCCTACGCCGGTGAAACCACGCTGAGCTATTTCAGCCAGATGGTCGGGTTAACCGTGCAAAACTTCCTCTCGGCCGCCAGCGGTATCGCGGTGATCTTCGCGCTGACGCGTGCGTTTGCGCGTCAGAAAATCAATACCCTGGGTAACGCGTGGGTGGATCTGACCCGCATTACGCTGTGGATCCTGCTGCCAATTGCGCTGCTGATCGCGCTGTTCTTCATCCAGCAGGGCACCCTGCAAAACCTGATGTCTTACGCGCCCTATACCTCGCTGGAAGGTGCAAAACAGCTCCTGCCGATGGGGCCAGTAGCGTCACAGGAAGCCATCAAAATGCTCGGGACGAACGGAGGTGGCTTCTTCAACGCCAACTCGTCGCATCCGTTTGAAAACCCTACCGCATTGACCAATTTTGTGCAGATGCTGGCGATTTTCCTGATCCCCGCCGCGCTCTGCTTCGCCTTTGGTGACGTGGTTAACGATCGACGTCAGGGCCGCACCCTGCTCTGGACGATGTCACTTATCTTTGTAGTCTGCGTGGCGCTGGTGATGTGGGCTGAATGGAGCGGCAACGGCCATTTCATGCAGCTGGGGGCCAACAGCAATATCAATATGGAAGGTAAAGAGAGCCGCTTTGGCATTCTTGCCAGCAGCCTGTATGCGGTAGTCACCACGGCGGCCTCGTGCGGGGCAGTCAACGCCATGCATGATTCCTTTACGGCGCTGGGTGGCATGATCCCGATGTGGCTGATGCAGATTGGCGAAGTCGTCTTTGGCGGCGTGGGCTCGGGTCTTTACGGCATGCTGCTGTTCGTGCTGCTGGCGGTATTTATTGCCGGTTTGATGATTGGCCGCACTCCGGAATACCTCGGTAAAAAAATCGACGTCCGCGAGATGAAATTAACCGCGCTGGCGATTCTGGTCACCCCTGCGCTTGTGCTGCTCGGCACCGCGCTGGCGCTGATGACCGAGACCGGACGCAGCGGCATCTTTAACCCCGGCATTCACGGTTTTAGCGAAGTGCTGTATGCCGTCTCCTCTGCCGCCAACAACAACGGCAGCGCGTTTGCGGGCTTAAGCGCCAACTCACCGTTCTGGAACTGCCTGCTGGCGTTCTGCATGTTTGTGGGTCGCTTTGGGATCATTGTGCCGGTGTTGGCGATTGCCGGATCGCTGGTGAATAAAAAAATCCAACCGACCACCACCGGGACATTACCGACCCACGGCGCGCTGTTTATCGGCCTGCTGACGGGTACCGTGTTACTGGTCGGCGCCCTGACCTTTATCCCCGCCCTCGCGTTAGGCCCGGTCGCGGAATACCTCTCTTTACGCTGA
- the kdpF gene encoding K(+)-transporting ATPase subunit F produces MSAGLIAGIVLVFLLLGYLVYALINAEAF; encoded by the coding sequence GTGAGTGCAGGTCTTATTGCCGGCATCGTGCTGGTGTTCCTGTTATTGGGTTATCTGGTCTATGCCCTGATAAATGCGGAGGCCTTCTGA
- the phrB gene encoding deoxyribodipyrimidine photo-lyase, translating into MPTHLVWFRADLRVHDNIALAAACRAKDANVLALFMATPEQWRQHDMAPRQAALLRAYLNDLQHSLAGKGIPLLYKEVSDFAAQLQTVQEICKQHNVTHLFYNYQYEFNEQQRDRQLEKMLEGVVCEGFDDSVMLAPGSVVTGNHEMYKVFTPFKNAFIKRLKEALPECVAAPAVRGEAIKVLPELTFDYPQQPFDKTLFPADEKSAIAQLRQFCKQDAGYYDARRDFPAIEGTSRLSACLALGAISPRQCLHRLLAEQPQALEGGAGSVWLNELIWREFYRHLMTFHPGLCKHRPFIGWTDNVKWQSNDKQLKAWQSGQTGYPIVDAAMRQLNETGWMHNRLRMITASFLVKDLLIDWRIGERYFISQLIDGDLAANNGGWQWAASTGTDAAPYFRIFNPTTQGQKFDADGEFIRRWVPELNAIPAKAIHEPWAWADKQRVKLDYPRPIVDHKQARVATLAAYEAARKA; encoded by the coding sequence ATGCCCACCCATCTGGTTTGGTTTCGCGCGGACCTGCGCGTACATGACAACATCGCCCTTGCGGCAGCCTGCCGCGCCAAAGACGCTAACGTACTGGCCCTGTTTATGGCCACGCCCGAGCAGTGGCGGCAGCACGATATGGCCCCCCGGCAGGCGGCCTTGCTCCGGGCGTATCTGAACGATCTGCAGCACTCGCTCGCTGGAAAAGGCATACCGCTTCTCTATAAAGAGGTGAGTGATTTTGCCGCACAGCTTCAGACGGTGCAGGAGATATGTAAGCAGCACAACGTCACGCATCTTTTTTACAACTATCAGTACGAATTCAACGAGCAGCAGCGCGACCGTCAGCTGGAGAAGATGCTGGAAGGGGTGGTCTGCGAAGGGTTTGATGACAGCGTGATGCTGGCGCCGGGCAGCGTGGTGACCGGCAACCACGAGATGTATAAAGTTTTTACGCCGTTTAAAAATGCCTTTATCAAACGTCTGAAAGAGGCGCTGCCGGAGTGCGTTGCCGCGCCTGCCGTACGAGGCGAAGCCATAAAGGTTCTGCCTGAGCTGACGTTTGATTACCCTCAGCAGCCGTTTGATAAAACGCTGTTCCCCGCCGATGAGAAATCGGCCATCGCCCAACTGCGCCAGTTCTGCAAGCAGGACGCGGGATATTACGACGCGCGTCGGGATTTTCCCGCCATCGAGGGCACCAGCCGCCTGTCGGCCTGTCTGGCGCTGGGCGCGATCTCACCGCGCCAGTGTTTGCATCGCCTGCTGGCGGAGCAGCCGCAGGCGCTGGAGGGGGGCGCAGGGTCTGTCTGGCTGAATGAACTTATCTGGCGCGAGTTTTATCGTCATCTGATGACCTTTCATCCAGGTTTATGTAAGCATCGGCCCTTCATTGGCTGGACCGATAATGTAAAGTGGCAATCGAATGATAAGCAGCTTAAAGCCTGGCAAAGCGGGCAGACGGGTTACCCGATAGTCGATGCCGCCATGCGTCAGCTTAACGAGACGGGGTGGATGCATAACCGCCTGCGGATGATTACCGCCAGCTTTCTGGTGAAGGATCTGCTTATCGACTGGCGTATCGGAGAGCGCTATTTTATCTCTCAGCTGATCGATGGCGATCTCGCCGCGAATAACGGCGGCTGGCAGTGGGCAGCCTCTACCGGCACCGATGCCGCGCCCTATTTCCGGATTTTTAATCCGACCACGCAGGGGCAAAAATTTGATGCGGACGGCGAGTTTATCCGCCGCTGGGTTCCTGAACTTAACGCTATACCTGCTAAAGCGATCCACGAACCGTGGGCATGGGCGGATAAACAGCGTGTAAAGCTGGATTACCCTCGTCCGATTGTCGACCATAAACAGGCGCGTGTCGCCACGCTGGCGGCGTACGAAGCTGCCCGCAAAGCATAA
- the pxpC gene encoding 5-oxoprolinase subunit PxpC produces the protein MLTLIRAGLYTSVQDAGRFGLRQSGVSYCGALDRPSLEIANLLVGNPGSTAALEITLGQCVIEFGQETWFALTGAGCDATLDGKAVWTGWRLRAKAGQRLTLKRPLHGVRSYLAVAGGIDVPEVLGSSSTDQKAGIGGHEGRLLRDGDRLAIKASARHFSTTQGVKQLLWGNQIRALPGPEYHEFDEASKESFWRAPWKISPQSNRMGYRLQGQPLTRTTDRELLSHGLLPGVIQVPGNGQPIVLMNDAQTTGGYPRIACIIEADRYHLAQIPLGQPIHFVQCSLEEALKARQDQQRYLEQLAWRLDGKD, from the coding sequence ATGTTAACGCTTATTCGCGCCGGGCTTTACACCTCCGTACAGGATGCCGGGCGCTTTGGTCTTCGCCAGTCGGGCGTGAGCTACTGCGGTGCGCTTGACCGTCCTTCGCTGGAGATTGCTAACCTGCTTGTGGGCAACCCAGGCAGCACGGCGGCGCTAGAAATTACGCTGGGTCAGTGTGTGATTGAGTTTGGTCAGGAGACCTGGTTTGCCTTAACCGGCGCAGGGTGTGATGCGACGCTGGATGGCAAAGCGGTGTGGACCGGCTGGCGGCTGCGGGCGAAAGCCGGGCAGCGCCTGACGCTCAAACGTCCGCTGCACGGCGTGCGTAGCTATCTCGCGGTGGCTGGCGGCATCGACGTGCCGGAGGTATTAGGTTCATCGAGTACCGATCAAAAAGCCGGGATCGGCGGTCACGAAGGACGTTTGTTGCGCGACGGCGATCGGCTGGCAATCAAAGCCTCCGCGCGCCATTTCTCGACCACGCAGGGCGTAAAACAGCTGCTGTGGGGAAACCAGATCCGCGCCTTACCGGGGCCGGAATATCATGAGTTCGACGAGGCTTCTAAAGAGTCCTTCTGGCGCGCGCCGTGGAAGATCAGCCCGCAGAGTAACCGCATGGGCTACCGCCTGCAGGGTCAGCCGCTGACCCGCACGACGGACCGGGAACTGCTCTCCCACGGTTTATTGCCGGGGGTTATTCAGGTGCCGGGGAACGGTCAGCCCATCGTGTTAATGAACGATGCGCAAACTACCGGCGGTTATCCGCGCATTGCCTGCATCATTGAAGCGGATCGCTACCATCTGGCGCAAATTCCCCTCGGTCAGCCGATTCACTTCGTGCAGTGTTCGCTGGAGGAGGCGCTAAAAGCGCGGCAGGATCAGCAGCGTTATCTCGAGCAGCTGGCGTGGAGGCTTGATGGTAAAGATTGA
- a CDS encoding type 2 GTP cyclohydrolase I, translating to MKNSELESLINEKLNSTSFSDYGPNGLQVEGRETVQKIITGVTASQALLDEAVRQNADAVIVHHGYFWKNESPIIRGMKRNRLKTLLANDINLYGYHLPLDAHPELGNNVQLAQLLGITVMGEIEPLVPWGELAMPVPGLELASWIEARLGRRPLWSGDTGPDTVKRVAWCTGGGQGFIDSAARFGVDAFITGEVSEQTIHSAREQGLHFYAAGHHATERGGIRALSEWLTENTDLDVTFIDIPNPA from the coding sequence ATGAAAAACAGCGAACTGGAAAGCCTGATTAACGAAAAACTGAACAGTACCTCTTTCAGCGATTACGGCCCGAACGGGCTCCAGGTTGAAGGTCGTGAGACGGTGCAAAAAATTATCACCGGCGTGACGGCAAGCCAGGCGCTGCTGGACGAGGCCGTTCGTCAGAACGCCGACGCGGTGATTGTTCATCACGGTTACTTCTGGAAAAACGAATCGCCGATTATTCGCGGGATGAAGCGCAATCGTCTGAAAACGCTGCTGGCTAATGACATCAACCTGTACGGCTATCATCTGCCGCTGGATGCGCACCCGGAGCTCGGCAACAACGTCCAGCTGGCGCAGCTACTGGGGATTACCGTGATGGGGGAAATTGAACCGCTGGTGCCGTGGGGCGAGCTGGCGATGCCGGTTCCGGGGCTGGAGCTGGCATCGTGGATTGAAGCGCGCCTGGGCCGTCGTCCGCTGTGGAGCGGTGATACCGGTCCGGATACGGTGAAGCGTGTCGCATGGTGTACCGGTGGCGGTCAGGGCTTTATCGACAGCGCCGCGCGTTTCGGCGTCGATGCTTTTATCACCGGCGAAGTTTCCGAGCAGACCATTCATTCGGCGCGTGAACAGGGGCTGCATTTTTACGCGGCTGGCCATCATGCCACCGAGCGCGGCGGCATTCGCGCCCTCAGCGAGTGGCTGACGGAAAATACCGATCTGGATGTGACCTTTATTGATATCCCTAACCCAGCCTGA
- a CDS encoding YbfA family protein — MDLYKEYPAHIVFLRRAFAVVAGVLALPVMLFWKDRARFYSYLHRVWAKTSEKPVWMDQAEKATCDFY; from the coding sequence ATGGATCTTTATAAAGAGTATCCGGCTCATATCGTGTTCTTGCGCCGCGCTTTCGCCGTAGTGGCTGGCGTGCTGGCTCTGCCGGTGATGCTGTTCTGGAAAGATCGTGCACGTTTTTACAGCTATCTGCATCGCGTCTGGGCGAAAACCAGCGAGAAGCCGGTGTGGATGGATCAGGCCGAGAAAGCGACCTGCGATTTCTACTGA
- the kdpB gene encoding potassium-transporting ATPase subunit KdpB, producing MSRKQLALFEPSLVRQALMDAVKKLSPRVQWHNPVMFIVWAGSVLTTALAIAMGTGHMPGNATFTGAISLWLWFTVLFANFAEALAEGRSKAQANSLKGVKKTAFARKLREPKYGAQMDHVPADELRKGDVVLVEAGDIIPCDGEVIEGGASVDESAITGESAPVIRESGGDFASVTGGTRILSDWLVIQCSVNPGETFLDRMIAMVEGAQRRKTPNEIALTILLVALTIVFLLATATLWPFSAYGGTAVTITVLVALLVCLIPTTIGGLLSAIGVAGMSRMLGANVIATSGRAVEAAGDVDVLLLDKTGTITLGNRQASDFLPAPGVDEKTLADAAQLSSLADETPEGRSIVILAKQRFNLRQRDVQSLHATFVPFTAQTRMSGINIQDRMIRKGSVDAIRRHIEANNGHFPPEVDSLVESVARQGATPLVVAEGAHVLGVIALKDIVKGGIKERFAQLRKMGIKTVMITGDNRLTAAAIAAEAGVDDFLSEATPEAKLALIRQYQAEGRLVAMTGDGTNDAPALAQADVAVAMNSGTQAAKEAGNMVDLDSNPTKLIEVVHIGKQMLMTRGSLTTFSIANDVAKYFAIIPAAFAATYPQLNALNVMHLHSPASAILSAVIFNALIIVFLIPLALKGVSYKPLTAAAMLRRNLWIYGLGGLVVPFIGIKVIDLLLTLFGLV from the coding sequence ATGAGTCGTAAACAACTGGCCCTGTTCGAACCGTCATTAGTTCGCCAGGCGCTCATGGATGCGGTGAAAAAGCTGAGCCCGCGCGTGCAGTGGCACAACCCGGTGATGTTTATTGTCTGGGCGGGAAGCGTCCTGACCACCGCCCTGGCGATTGCCATGGGAACGGGCCACATGCCGGGAAATGCAACGTTTACCGGCGCCATCAGCCTGTGGCTGTGGTTTACCGTGCTGTTCGCCAACTTTGCAGAAGCGCTGGCGGAAGGCCGGAGTAAAGCCCAGGCCAACAGCCTGAAAGGGGTGAAGAAAACCGCCTTCGCGCGCAAGCTACGTGAACCGAAATACGGCGCGCAGATGGACCACGTTCCGGCTGATGAACTGCGTAAAGGCGATGTGGTGCTGGTGGAAGCCGGTGACATTATCCCTTGCGACGGTGAAGTCATCGAAGGGGGCGCCTCGGTGGATGAAAGCGCCATTACCGGGGAGTCCGCGCCGGTTATCCGTGAATCCGGCGGCGATTTCGCCTCCGTGACGGGCGGGACGCGCATTCTCTCCGACTGGCTGGTGATCCAGTGTAGCGTTAACCCGGGGGAAACCTTCCTCGACCGGATGATCGCCATGGTGGAAGGTGCCCAGCGTCGTAAAACGCCGAACGAGATTGCCCTGACCATCCTGCTGGTGGCCCTGACCATCGTCTTCCTGCTGGCAACCGCGACCCTGTGGCCGTTCTCCGCCTATGGCGGCACCGCGGTCACTATCACGGTGCTGGTGGCGCTGCTGGTCTGCCTGATCCCCACCACCATTGGTGGCCTGCTGTCAGCCATCGGCGTAGCCGGCATGAGCCGTATGCTCGGTGCCAACGTCATCGCCACCAGCGGGCGCGCGGTGGAAGCCGCCGGTGACGTGGACGTCTTACTGCTGGATAAAACCGGGACCATTACCCTCGGTAACCGCCAGGCGTCAGATTTCCTGCCCGCCCCGGGCGTGGATGAAAAAACGCTGGCGGATGCCGCGCAGCTCTCTTCGCTTGCCGATGAAACCCCGGAAGGCCGCAGTATCGTGATCCTCGCCAAGCAGCGCTTTAACCTGCGCCAGCGCGACGTTCAGAGCCTGCACGCCACTTTCGTGCCCTTCACGGCGCAAACCCGCATGAGCGGCATTAACATTCAGGATCGCATGATCCGTAAAGGCTCTGTTGACGCCATCCGTCGCCACATTGAGGCCAACAACGGCCACTTCCCACCGGAAGTGGACAGCCTGGTCGAAAGCGTGGCCCGTCAGGGGGCGACGCCGCTGGTGGTGGCCGAAGGGGCACACGTGCTGGGAGTGATTGCCCTGAAGGATATCGTCAAAGGCGGCATCAAGGAGCGCTTTGCCCAGCTGCGTAAAATGGGGATCAAAACGGTGATGATCACCGGGGATAACCGTCTTACCGCCGCGGCGATTGCCGCCGAAGCGGGCGTGGATGATTTTCTTTCTGAAGCCACACCGGAAGCGAAACTGGCATTGATTCGTCAGTATCAGGCGGAAGGCCGTCTGGTGGCGATGACGGGCGACGGCACCAACGACGCCCCTGCCCTGGCGCAGGCCGACGTGGCGGTGGCGATGAACTCCGGTACCCAGGCGGCAAAAGAGGCGGGCAACATGGTCGACCTCGACTCAAACCCGACCAAGCTGATTGAAGTGGTGCACATCGGCAAGCAGATGCTGATGACGCGCGGGTCGCTGACCACGTTCAGTATCGCCAACGATGTGGCGAAATATTTCGCCATCATTCCGGCGGCGTTTGCTGCGACCTACCCGCAATTAAACGCGTTGAACGTGATGCACCTGCACTCTCCGGCATCGGCCATTCTGAGCGCAGTGATCTTTAACGCCCTGATTATTGTCTTCCTGATCCCGCTGGCGCTAAAAGGCGTGAGTTATAAGCCGCTCACCGCCGCCGCCATGCTGCGCCGCAACCTGTGGATTTACGGCCTGGGCGGGCTGGTGGTGCCTTTCATCGGTATCAAGGTTATCGACCTGCTGTTGACGCTGTTCGGCCTGGTTTAA